A stretch of the Fusarium musae strain F31 chromosome 2, whole genome shotgun sequence genome encodes the following:
- the P5CR gene encoding Pyrroline-5-carboxylate reductase yields the protein MALTPYGSNGSTDLTMAVLGCGTMGVAILSGILNSLAEMQGPKPLQSLPRSGTSTPGDEVPERLPSRFVASVATAAGAKRVKGALWEHSSILKVVHSDNIGAVQQAEVVLLTCKPWMVKEILSEPGISKALHGKLLISVCAGITVEDIEIALHGAVPSKDPEEDGRCRIVRAMCNTAAVIRESMTVIASPSSPLDHATESLVTWIFRRIGDVVYLPTRHMDASTALCASGPAFFALVLEAAIDGAVAMGIPRADAQRMATQSMRGTAGLVQNGEHPALLREKVCTSGGCTIGGVLILEEGRVRGSVSRAVREAAVVAGQIGKGADGVNGTRFPGARYE from the exons ATGGCTCTCACGCCTTATGGCTCAAACGGCAGTACAGACCTCACCATGGCTGTTCTTGGTTGTG GAACCATGGGAGTTGCTATTCTCAGTGGTATCTTGAACTCACTCGCTGAGATGCAAGGACCAAAGCCCCTCCAGTCCCTCCCCAGATCAGGAACCTCAACTCCTGGCGACGAGGTGCCTGAACGACTACCTTCACGCTTCGTTGCCAGTGTTGCTACTGCTGCAGGCGCTAAACGCGTCAAGGGCGCTCTCTGGGAGCATTCCTCCATTCTCAAGGTTGTCCATAGCGACAACATTGGTGCTGTTCAGCAGGCTGAGGTTGTTCTGCTAACTTGCAAGCCATGGATGGTTAAAGAGATCCTGAGCGAGCCTGGCATTTCAAAAGCTCTGCACGGCAAACTTCTAATCAGCGTTTGTGCTGGTATCACAGTCGAGGACATTGAAATCGCTCTCCACGGCGCTGTCCCTTCCAAGGACCCAGAAGAGGATGGTCGATGCCGCATTGTCCGGGCCATGTGCAATACAGCTGCCGTGATCCGTGAATCGATGACTGTTATCGCTTCTCCTAGTTCTCCCCTCGACCATGCCACCGAGAGCCTCGTTACATGGATCTTCAGGCGCATTGGTGACGTTGTCTACCTTCCCACACGACATATGGATGCCTCGACAGCTCTGTGTGCTTCAGGTCCCGCTTTCTTCGCCCTGGTGCTGGAAGCTGCCATCGATGGCGCTGTTGCTATGGGCATTCCCCGTGCCGATGCTCAGCGCATGGCTACTCAGTCTATGAGGGGCACTGCTGGCCTTGTCCAAAATGGCGAGCATCCTGCTCTTCTTCGGGAGAAGGTTTGCACATCCGGTGGCTGCACTATTGGTGGTGTCTTGATTCTTGAGGAGGGCAGAGTCCGTGGCTCCGTCTCGAGAGCTGTACGTGAGGCCGCTGTTGTGGCCGGTCAGATTGGAAAGGGGGCTGACGGTGTAAATGGCACCAGATTTCCCGGTGCACGCTACGAATGA
- the HAT1 gene encoding histone acetyltransferase 1 (BUSCO:EOG09263EVJ) codes for MANIEEWLANANEAIHISLVSPSESGLQHLATFNPRHTYSIFGEEEQIFGYKDLKVSLRFRANDMRPHLKTSYSKKFNLDGGPEPTDVAAVLKEGNHLPKIAFVTGSDFEESSKLIGDNWVPPGTLHATFDSPDGEYEIWRGNLADPAIQQLNSRLQIFVPLFIEGGTYIGQDPEMVSTELDLSDADRWTFFALYQKRKVADKTSYVFVGYSTIYRFYYFQPPTPPASPRSDEWELPNGEVDLAELPSRTRLSQFVILPPFQGKGNGARLYKTIFEHYHKISQTYEFTVEDPNEAFDDLRDICDLQFLRTMPDFNDLRLDTSVTLPKKGTLPKLIVGSDKLETIRLQAKIAPRQFGRVLEMHLMSQLPKSVRPTMDIDGDKPEATQADKLQSKIWSLIVKQRLYRHNKDVLSQIEPHERVDKLDDTLQGVGLEYARILAALERSAKHSQSQSVANGKRKIGAEETEQDPGSKKARVEDS; via the exons ATGGCAAACATCGAGGAGT GGCTTGCCAACGCCAACGAGGCGATTCATATCAGCCTGGTGTCTCCCTCCGAATCTGGCCTTCAACATCTGGCTACATTTAACCCTCGACACACATACTCGATTTTTGGCGAGGAAGAACAGATCTTTGGGTACAAAGATCTTAAGGTCAGCCTGCGGTTTCGCGCGAACGACATGCGACCGCACTTGAAGACATCCTACAGCAAGAAATTCAACCTTGATGGAGGCCCTGAGCCTACTGATGTGGCTGCTGTTCTTAAAGAAGGCAATCATTTGCCTAAAA TCGCCTTTGTCACAGGAAGCGATTTCGAAGAGAGCTCCAAGCTAATTGGCGATAACTGGGTACCGCCTGGAACCCTCCATGCGACCTTCGATAGTCCTGATGGCGAGTACGAAATTTGGCGTGGAAACCTCGCCGATCCAGCTATCCAGCAACTCAACAGCCGCCTACAGATATTTGTTCCTCTTTTCATCGAAGGCGGCACTTATATCGGCCAAGATCCTGAGATGGTCTCCACAGAGCTTGATCTCTCTGATGCCGATCGATGGACTTTCTTTGCCCTTTACCAGAAGCGAAAGGTGGCGGACAAGACCTCATATGTGTTTGTAGGCTACTCAACCATCTACCGATTTTACTATTTCCAACCGCCCACGCCCCCAGCGTCGCCTCGAAGCGATGAGTGGGAGCTGCCAAATGGTGAGGTGGACCTCGCCGAGTTGCCCTCCCGAACAAGACTATCTCAATTCGTTATTTTGCCCCCTTTCCAGGGCAAAGGTAACGGAGCACGACTCTACAAGACCATCTTCGAGCACTACCATAAGATTTCACAGACGTATGAGTTCACTGTGGAGGACCCAAACGAAGCCTTCGATGACTTGCGAGACATCTGTGATTTGCAATTCCTCCGCACGATGCCTGACTTCAATGACCTGCGGCTTGATACGAGCGTTACCCTTCCTAAGAAGGGAACTCTGCCAAAACTGATTGTTGGCAgtgacaagcttgagacTATCCGACTTCAGGCTAAGATTGCACCTCGCCAGTTCGGTCGAGTCCTAGAAATGCATCTCATGTCTCAACTTCCCAAATCAGTACGGCCGACAATGGACATTGATGGAGACAAGCCAGAAGCTACACAGGCCGACAAGCTCCAGAGCAAGATCTGGAGCTTGATTGTTAAACAGCGACTGTACCGTCACAACAAAGATGTCCTGTCTCAAATCGAACCTCATGAGCGCGttgacaagcttgatgataCTCTGCAGGGTGTTGGACTAGAGTATGCGCGTATCCTCGCTGCCTTGGAACGTTCAGCGAAGCACTCTCAAAGCCAATCAGTAGCGAATGGCAAGCGAAAGATAGGTGCAGAGGAGACCGAACAGGATCCGGGTAGCAAGAAAGCTCGCGTTGAGGATTCTTAG